In one Diprion similis isolate iyDipSimi1 chromosome 6, iyDipSimi1.1, whole genome shotgun sequence genomic region, the following are encoded:
- the LOC124407095 gene encoding stromal membrane-associated protein 1 isoform X2, which yields MTSRLEKERTKQIQEKCQTLLTQMLRDEDNKYCVDCDAKGPRWASWNLGIFLCIRCAGIHRNLGVHISKVKSVNLDTWTPEQVVSLQQMGNSRARAVYEANLPDSFRRPQSDSSLESFIRAKYEHKKYIAKEWVPPSLPKVNWDKELDEEAERQRRRKKEGAKSSGGQTSLPPVKKPEAVPQLPKPRSSVSPKSTRANPSATLDLLGLDAPSSQSNANSSTSGDDIFSSFLSAPPASSSSSLNSAANGSTAEATASAEKTEEESFFNQPVPTPQEKSKMTKDSILALYATPNQQQSMFGVPGGMYAQQTTAQQFPQQMSAIPGFVQQNSFQNHSINSLGQVNPVQGQVGMQNQLGSLPPNQLGAQLNPALGNHLAGNNINQMNGVQNTAMGIPGNQMGGMVQIAQNGSNNGWSGMLASQNLQPAPGSNPFFNLPNQQQSTAFANQLPQRMTQMSLGATSFPPVSGKPAAPTMPGQTLSTNLWQ from the exons atgaCGTCCCGGTTGGAGAAGGAGCGTACAAAACAAATACAGGAGAAATGTCAGACCTTATTAACCCAAATGCTTCGAGATGAAGACAATAAATATTGCGTTGACTGCGATGCAAAAG GACCACGATGGGCTAGTTGGAACCTTGGGATATTTTTATGCATTCGCTGCGCTGGAATACACAGAAACTTGGGTGTTCACATAAGCAAGGTCAAGTCTGTGAATTTAGACACATGGACTCCGGAACAAGTTGtg AGTCTTCAGCAAATGGGTAATTCACGAGCTAGAGCTGTGTATGAAGCAAATCTTCCAGACAGTTTCCGCAGACCACAGTCAGACTCTAGTCTGGAGAGTTTTATCCGGGCAAAATACGAGCATAAGAAATACATTGCCAAAGAATGGGTACCACCATCTTTACCTAAG GTGAACTGGGACAAAGAACTTGACGAAGAAGCGGAAAGACAACGTAGACGCAAAAAGGAAGGAGCAAAAAGTAGCGGGGGACAGACATCACTACCGCCAGTTAAAAAACCAGAAGCAGTTCCACAGCTTCCTAAACCTCGCAGTTCTGTCAGCCCAAAATCAACTAGAGCCAATCCGTCCGCTACTCTAGATTTGTTAGGATTAG ATGCACCGTCAAGCCAAAGCAATGCCAACAGTTCAACATCTGGCGATGATATATTTTCTTCGTTCCTATCAGCCCCACCAGCCTCATCTTCATCATCTTTAAACAGCGCTGCAAATGGATCAACTGCAGAAGCGACAGCTTCTGCTGAAAAAACGGAAGAGGAAAGCTTTTTTAATCAGCCTGTGCCCACACCCCAAGAAAAGAGTAAAATGACAAAAGATAGTATCCTGGCACTCTATGCCACTCCCAATCAACAGCAGAGCATGTTTGGAGTTCCAG GAGGTATGTATGCTCAGCAAACAACGGCGCAACAATTTCCACAACAGATGAGTGCAATCCCTGGGTTTGTTCAACAAAATAGTTTTCAAAACCATTCAATTAACTCGCTTGGACAAGTGAACCCTGTCCAAGGACAAGTGGGAATGCAAAATCAATTGGGCAGTTTACCACCCAATCAATTGGGTGCTCAATTGAACCCAGCATTGGGGAATCACCTCGCAGGAAACAATATCAATCAAATGAATGGTGTGCAAAATACTGCAATGGGAATACCAGGCAATCAAATGGGGGGAATG GTCCAAATTGCCCAAAATGGATCGAATAACGGATGGAGTGGAATGCTGGCATCACAAAACTTACAACCTGCTCCGGGTAGTAatcctttttttaatttaccaaACCAACAACAGAGCACCGCTTTTGCCAATCAG CTTCCCCAACGGATGACACAAATGTCGTTAGGAGCAACCAGTTTTCCACCAGTATCTGGAAAACCAGCTGCCCCGACGATGCCTGGACAAACACTATCGACCAACTTATGGCAGTAA
- the LOC124407095 gene encoding stromal membrane-associated protein 1 isoform X1, whose product MTSRLEKERTKQIQEKCQTLLTQMLRDEDNKYCVDCDAKGPRWASWNLGIFLCIRCAGIHRNLGVHISKVKSVNLDTWTPEQVVSLQQMGNSRARAVYEANLPDSFRRPQSDSSLESFIRAKYEHKKYIAKEWVPPSLPKVNWDKELDEEAERQRRRKKEGAKSSGGQTSLPPVKKPEAVPQLPKPRSSVSPKSTRANPSATLDLLGLDAPSSQSNANSSTSGDDIFSSFLSAPPASSSSSLNSAANGSTAEATASAEKTEEESFFNQPVPTPQEKSKMTKDSILALYATPNQQQSMFGVPAGGMYAQQTTAQQFPQQMSAIPGFVQQNSFQNHSINSLGQVNPVQGQVGMQNQLGSLPPNQLGAQLNPALGNHLAGNNINQMNGVQNTAMGIPGNQMGGMVQIAQNGSNNGWSGMLASQNLQPAPGSNPFFNLPNQQQSTAFANQLPQRMTQMSLGATSFPPVSGKPAAPTMPGQTLSTNLWQ is encoded by the exons atgaCGTCCCGGTTGGAGAAGGAGCGTACAAAACAAATACAGGAGAAATGTCAGACCTTATTAACCCAAATGCTTCGAGATGAAGACAATAAATATTGCGTTGACTGCGATGCAAAAG GACCACGATGGGCTAGTTGGAACCTTGGGATATTTTTATGCATTCGCTGCGCTGGAATACACAGAAACTTGGGTGTTCACATAAGCAAGGTCAAGTCTGTGAATTTAGACACATGGACTCCGGAACAAGTTGtg AGTCTTCAGCAAATGGGTAATTCACGAGCTAGAGCTGTGTATGAAGCAAATCTTCCAGACAGTTTCCGCAGACCACAGTCAGACTCTAGTCTGGAGAGTTTTATCCGGGCAAAATACGAGCATAAGAAATACATTGCCAAAGAATGGGTACCACCATCTTTACCTAAG GTGAACTGGGACAAAGAACTTGACGAAGAAGCGGAAAGACAACGTAGACGCAAAAAGGAAGGAGCAAAAAGTAGCGGGGGACAGACATCACTACCGCCAGTTAAAAAACCAGAAGCAGTTCCACAGCTTCCTAAACCTCGCAGTTCTGTCAGCCCAAAATCAACTAGAGCCAATCCGTCCGCTACTCTAGATTTGTTAGGATTAG ATGCACCGTCAAGCCAAAGCAATGCCAACAGTTCAACATCTGGCGATGATATATTTTCTTCGTTCCTATCAGCCCCACCAGCCTCATCTTCATCATCTTTAAACAGCGCTGCAAATGGATCAACTGCAGAAGCGACAGCTTCTGCTGAAAAAACGGAAGAGGAAAGCTTTTTTAATCAGCCTGTGCCCACACCCCAAGAAAAGAGTAAAATGACAAAAGATAGTATCCTGGCACTCTATGCCACTCCCAATCAACAGCAGAGCATGTTTGGAGTTCCAG CAGGAGGTATGTATGCTCAGCAAACAACGGCGCAACAATTTCCACAACAGATGAGTGCAATCCCTGGGTTTGTTCAACAAAATAGTTTTCAAAACCATTCAATTAACTCGCTTGGACAAGTGAACCCTGTCCAAGGACAAGTGGGAATGCAAAATCAATTGGGCAGTTTACCACCCAATCAATTGGGTGCTCAATTGAACCCAGCATTGGGGAATCACCTCGCAGGAAACAATATCAATCAAATGAATGGTGTGCAAAATACTGCAATGGGAATACCAGGCAATCAAATGGGGGGAATG GTCCAAATTGCCCAAAATGGATCGAATAACGGATGGAGTGGAATGCTGGCATCACAAAACTTACAACCTGCTCCGGGTAGTAatcctttttttaatttaccaaACCAACAACAGAGCACCGCTTTTGCCAATCAG CTTCCCCAACGGATGACACAAATGTCGTTAGGAGCAACCAGTTTTCCACCAGTATCTGGAAAACCAGCTGCCCCGACGATGCCTGGACAAACACTATCGACCAACTTATGGCAGTAA
- the LOC124407217 gene encoding RYamide receptor-like: MDDPGMAVFNGFDINENDTVDNNNNNSLKMEEVNAILSDFYNNLNSETNYLLITLYVPVIVLAVTANILVIVVVLKYHYMRSVTNYFLVNLSVADLLVTTICMPIAVSQAVTMIWVYGEIMCKLFFYLQGVAVAASVFTITAMSIDRYLAIRSPIAFRRVFNRRSTILVIAALWLVALSIFAPVLRAVTLSPMSELDNITIAGQRIEHPTFYVCSEDFKPLGIHTHIFGAACFVLVYAIPGFIVILAYSMMGRTLCARKPPFDCDSIEGSASSQQGFRLVRERRRVAWILLLLAVLFALCWLPYNVLRLLMDLGALGGGRNISDVLSYCLFLGHANSALNPIVYCFMTRNFRRSVSEILFRSRHALARRKPHRKTTGPATGTCMGCSGCGVTPDVPWTDPSGRQGPRCPLCPTQDQFGAGQHRAATTSSGYDSFYSRHSPHRRCYMMKAVCSPRPQGQAQCQGRRNQEVDSSRGTYQKSGKSCSQSTCDQIDSTRAKI; encoded by the exons ATGGATGATCCAGGCATGGCGGTGTTCAACGGCTTCGACATTAACGAAAACGATACTGTcgacaataacaacaacaattccCTCAAGATGGAGGAGGTGAATGCAATTCTCAGTGACTTCTACAACAATTTAAACAGCGAGACCAACTACCTTCTCATCACCCTCTACGTTCCCGTGATAGTCCTCGCCGTCACGGCCAACAtcctcgtcatcgtcgtcgttctCAAGTACCACTACATGCGGAG TGTGACTAACTACTTTCTGGTTAATCTCTCGGTCGCCGATTTGCTCGTCACAACGATCTGCATGCCGATAGCCGTCAGTCAAGCCGTCACCATGATTTGGGTCTACGGCGAGATAATGTGCAAGCTGTTCTTCTATCTTCAAG GCGTTGCAGTGGCAGCTTCCGTCTTCACAATAACGGCAATGAGCATCGACAGGTACCTTGCCATAAGGAGTCCGATAGCCTTCAGGAGAGTTTTCAATAGACGGAGTACCATACTCGTAATCGCAGCTCTCTGGCTGGTCGCCCTGAGCATCTTTGCCCCAGTTTTGCGAGCG GTGACGTTGAGCCCGATGAGTGAATTAGACAACATAACGATCGCAGGTCAACGCATTGAACACCCAACGTTTTACGTCTGCTCCGAAGACTTCAAGCCACTTGGTATCCACACGCACATTTTTGGCGCCGCCTGCTTTGTTCTGGTCTACGCGATTCCAG GCTTCATCGTGATCCTCGCGTACTCGATGATGGGCCGCACCCTCTGTGCCAGAAAACCACCTTTCGATTGCGACAGTATAGAAGGCAGCGCCAGCTCACAGCAG GGATTTCGTTTAGTGCGTGAACGACGTCGCGTTGCTTGGATCCTGCTTCTTTTGGCGGTTCTGTTCGCTTTATGCTGGCTGCCCTACAACGTGCTCAGACTACTTATGGACCTCGGCGCACTTG GGGGCGGCAGAAATATATCGGATGTTCTGTCCTACTGTTTGTTCCTGGGTCATGCGAACAGCGCTCTCAACCCCATCGTCTACTGCTTCATGACGCGTAACTTCCGGCGCAGTGTCTCCGAAATATTGTTTCGCAGCCGACACGCTCTTGCCAGGCGCAAGCCTCATCGTAAA ACCACGGGGCCCGCTACGGGGACTTGCATGGGATGCAGCGGTTGCGGCGTGACCCCGGACGTCCCGTGGACAGACCCGTCAGGTCGACAAGGCCCCCGTTGTCCTCTATGCCCGACCCAGGACCAGTTCGGGGCGGGTCAACATCGGGCAGCAACAACGAGCAGCGGATACGACAGCTTCTACAGTCGACACAGTCCGCACCGGCGGTGCTATATGATGAAAGCCGTGTGCAGCCCCCGGCCTCAAGGTCAGGCACAATGTCAAGGCCGACGGAACCAGGAGGTCGATTCAAGCCGAGGGACGTACCAGAAGTCGGGCAAAAGCTGCAGTCAAAGCACTTGCGATCAGATCGACTCGACGCGGGCAAAAATTTAA